In Macrobrachium nipponense isolate FS-2020 chromosome 36, ASM1510439v2, whole genome shotgun sequence, a genomic segment contains:
- the LOC135203735 gene encoding uncharacterized protein LOC135203735, with protein MERLLRPPRFEVDPDSAQAAKEWTHWLRTFTNFVQAVQLTTLTLDKLVLLTNYVAPNVYDFISKCETYEKAEEVLTSLYVKPKNEIFARHLLATRRQNSGESLDQFLQALKLLAKDCQFKSVTAEEACDSYVRDAFINGLVSCAIRQRLLENRTLNLNTAYEQARTLEMAQKHSASYSSAEPVNAAVSAVSREEESSSAENNSESVSASTSGARCFFCGNSRHPRTQCPAKDAVCLKCKKQGHYARVCRSVKQVSGSSSPKHSAAMLASIVGASPKCLEKSITPLKLNGSSVSALIDTGSSDSFVRHDVVDLNKLTMSPEHRKVYG; from the coding sequence ATGGAACGGCTTCTACGCCCTCCTCGGTTCGAGGTGGACCCTGACTCTGCCCAGGCCGCCAAGGAGTGGACACACTGGCTGAGGACATTTACAAACTTCGTTCAAGCAGTGCAGCTGACTACCCTTACGCTTGACAAACTGGTTCTTCTCACTAACTATGTGGCTCCTAATGTGTATGACTTTATTTCTAAGTGTGAGACTTATGAGAAGGCTGAAGAGGTTCTGACATCTTTGTACGTGAaaccaaagaatgaaatatttgctAGACATTTACTTGCCACTCGCAGGCAAAACTCAGGTGAGTCCCTGGATCAGTTCCTGCAGGCACTGAAGCTACTTGCTAAGGACTGCCAATTCAAAAGTGTAACTGCGGAGGAAGCGTGTGACAGTTATGTTCGAGATGCCTTCATTAATGGTTTGGTCTCGTGTGCAATACGCCAGCGTCTGTTGGAGAATAGGACACTGAACCTAAATACTGCTTATGAACAGGCCCGCACTCTGGAAATGGCCCAGAAGCATTCAGCCTCCTACTCTTCAGCAGAACCTGTCAATGCTGCTGTGTCAGCAGTGAGTCGAGAGGAGGAATCATCTAGTGCTGAAAATAACAGTGAGTCTGTTTCTGCTTCTACTTCTGGTGCTCGATGTTTTTTTTGTGGGAACAGCCGGCATCCCCGGACTCAGTGTCCTGCTAAAGACGCAGTGTGTTTGAAATGTAAGAAGCAAGGGCATTATGCTAGGGTGTGCCGCTCTGTGAAACAGGTGAGTGGCTCTTCTAGCCCAAAACATTCCGCAGCAATGCTAGCTTCAATAGTGGGGGCCTCCCCTAAGTGTCTTGAAAAATCCATAACACCTCTCAAGCTTAATGGTAGCTCTGTCAGTGCCCTTATTGATACTGGGAG